Proteins co-encoded in one Listeria ivanovii subsp. ivanovii genomic window:
- a CDS encoding YxeA family protein: MKKGIFGLLAALFVITMVVIEFSSPIGSAANTYYVTIKSDGKEVTKSKFKGYLFNESCLDNNGTSQKVNFMSTTQLKKNKQYKIVVQDNALLIQAKEINNVPLASNK, translated from the coding sequence ATGAAAAAGGGAATTTTCGGTTTACTGGCTGCACTTTTTGTCATAACGATGGTTGTAATTGAGTTTTCATCACCAATCGGTTCAGCAGCAAATACATATTACGTTACAATCAAAAGTGATGGAAAAGAAGTAACTAAGTCTAAGTTTAAAGGTTACTTATTTAACGAATCGTGCTTAGATAATAATGGAACCAGTCAAAAAGTGAACTTCATGTCCACCACACAATTAAAAAAGAATAAACAGTATAAAATTGTCGTTCAAGACAATGCGTTACTTATTCAAGCTAAGGAAATCAACAATGTTCCATTAGCAAGTAATAAATAA
- the lipL gene encoding lipoyl-[GcvH]:protein N-lipoyltransferase: MNIEQTLLKQETWRFIDNTTINSAFDAIQSFATDDTLCRSVGSRIAPSTIRGWVHEKTVSLGIQDSKLPDIDKGIAFLQAQGYRVVVRNSGGLAVVLDSGVLNLSMVLPDAERGIAIERGYETMFTLIKDMFVDCKEVIEAKEIVRSYCPGSYDLSIQGQKFAGISQRRMAKGVAVQIYLAVDGNQAGRSELIRDFYTISGKDKQTKYTFPDVDPNVMGTLSDLMKENIDVNSCLVRLFNSLRHYAGELVSGALTAEELDLFPAYYDRLVARNDKVLA; this comes from the coding sequence ATGAATATCGAGCAAACATTACTAAAACAAGAAACATGGCGTTTTATTGATAACACAACTATTAATTCTGCATTTGATGCGATTCAATCATTTGCAACGGATGATACATTATGTCGTTCTGTTGGTTCTAGAATAGCGCCTTCTACTATCCGTGGCTGGGTACATGAAAAAACGGTTTCGCTTGGAATACAAGATTCTAAGTTGCCAGATATAGATAAAGGGATTGCTTTTTTACAAGCTCAAGGTTACCGAGTAGTTGTTCGAAATTCAGGTGGACTCGCTGTAGTGCTAGATTCAGGAGTCTTAAATCTATCCATGGTACTTCCAGATGCTGAACGAGGAATCGCGATAGAGCGTGGCTATGAAACTATGTTCACGCTAATAAAAGACATGTTTGTTGATTGCAAAGAAGTGATTGAGGCAAAGGAAATTGTCCGGTCATACTGTCCTGGTAGTTATGATTTAAGTATTCAAGGCCAAAAGTTTGCTGGCATTTCGCAGCGAAGAATGGCTAAAGGAGTAGCTGTTCAAATCTATTTAGCAGTAGATGGTAATCAAGCGGGGCGCTCCGAACTAATTCGAGATTTTTATACAATTAGTGGAAAAGACAAGCAAACAAAGTACACATTTCCCGATGTCGACCCAAACGTAATGGGAACGTTGTCGGACTTAATGAAAGAAAATATTGATGTAAATAGTTGTTTAGTAAGATTATTCAATAGTTTACGACACTACGCAGGAGAACTCGTATCAGGCGCGCTTACGGCAGAAGAACTAGACTTGTTCCCAGCATATTATGACCGTTTGGTTGCAAGGAATGATAAGGTACTTGCATAG
- a CDS encoding 2-hydroxymuconate tautomerase — MPFVTIQFLEGRDDDQKKALVSEVTDVVSKNLKAPKENIHVILQEMKKADYGVGGVRKSDI, encoded by the coding sequence ATGCCATTTGTTACAATTCAATTTTTAGAAGGTCGTGATGACGACCAAAAGAAAGCACTTGTTAGTGAAGTTACTGATGTGGTTTCTAAAAATCTTAAAGCTCCAAAAGAAAATATTCATGTCATTTTGCAAGAAATGAAAAAAGCGGATTACGGTGTTGGTGGCGTCAGAAAATCAGATATTTAA
- a CDS encoding peptide ABC transporter substrate-binding protein has product MHKTARKMLATLSLLCLLVLTACQSGDNGESENVKSEQKAKVVNIMETSGIPNASPTLADNSVSFRVINQIFEGLYRLDKEGKPTLALAASEPEEKNGGKTLIFKIREDANWSNGDPVTAADFEYAWKKVVDPKTAAAYGPQMEEIVKNATQILKGEMSPDELGIKALDKKTLQIELENPVPIFKELLTTGTFFPQNQAFVEKQGDRYGTNSDTLISNGPYKLENWNGTNLTWDYMKNPTYWDEKNVATEKIHVNVVKDTNAALNLYNTGKLDRVELDGEFVKRYKDDKNFHKEATGRSVYMKMNQGKNSEKTDLANLNIRRGLAMAIDKAGMVDTLLANGSKVLNGDVPGGIMFDPETKEDFRKQNRDLLKFDQREAASAWSQGLKEIGKTELTLTLTSGDTSLQRKQTEFIQNQLEENLPGLTIKLKNITNQASFQADVTQDFELLLGGWGGDYQDPLTYLNLFLTNSPGNHTGFSNAKYDELVLGAKGKLSADPEKRWQALLEAEQILLKDNAVLIPLYQGGRAYLQKSNLKNYTTYPIGSDNYKWIVKQ; this is encoded by the coding sequence TTGCACAAAACAGCCAGAAAAATGTTAGCGACACTTAGTTTGCTATGTTTACTTGTACTTACAGCTTGTCAGTCTGGCGATAATGGGGAAAGTGAAAACGTAAAATCAGAACAGAAAGCAAAAGTAGTTAACATTATGGAAACGAGTGGGATTCCAAATGCGAGTCCAACACTTGCGGATAATAGTGTGAGTTTCCGAGTAATCAATCAAATATTTGAAGGATTGTATCGATTAGATAAAGAAGGTAAACCGACGCTTGCTCTTGCAGCTAGTGAACCAGAGGAAAAAAATGGCGGAAAAACGCTTATTTTTAAAATTCGTGAAGATGCCAATTGGTCAAACGGGGACCCTGTAACGGCTGCTGATTTTGAATATGCTTGGAAAAAAGTAGTGGATCCAAAAACAGCTGCAGCATATGGACCGCAAATGGAAGAAATCGTGAAAAATGCGACACAAATTTTAAAAGGCGAAATGTCTCCGGATGAGCTTGGTATTAAGGCGCTAGACAAAAAGACATTGCAAATCGAATTAGAAAATCCAGTGCCGATTTTCAAAGAGTTACTAACAACTGGGACCTTTTTTCCGCAAAATCAAGCATTTGTTGAAAAACAAGGCGATCGTTACGGAACAAACAGCGATACACTTATTTCAAATGGTCCGTACAAACTTGAAAACTGGAATGGAACTAATTTAACATGGGATTATATGAAAAACCCAACTTATTGGGACGAAAAGAATGTTGCAACCGAGAAAATTCATGTAAATGTTGTAAAAGATACAAATGCGGCACTAAATTTATATAATACTGGGAAATTAGACCGAGTGGAGCTTGATGGAGAATTTGTTAAACGATATAAAGACGATAAAAATTTCCATAAAGAAGCAACGGGGCGCTCTGTCTACATGAAGATGAATCAAGGCAAAAATTCGGAAAAAACCGATTTAGCTAATTTGAATATACGCCGTGGTCTAGCAATGGCCATTGATAAAGCGGGAATGGTAGATACGCTTTTAGCAAATGGTTCTAAAGTTTTAAATGGTGACGTACCGGGCGGAATCATGTTTGATCCAGAAACAAAAGAAGATTTCCGTAAGCAAAATAGGGACTTGCTGAAATTTGATCAACGAGAAGCAGCGAGCGCATGGAGCCAGGGTCTAAAAGAAATCGGAAAAACAGAATTAACGCTTACCTTAACTAGTGGAGATACTTCTTTACAACGCAAACAAACGGAATTTATTCAAAACCAATTAGAAGAAAATTTACCTGGTTTAACTATTAAACTGAAAAATATTACTAATCAAGCCAGTTTTCAAGCGGATGTTACACAAGATTTTGAGCTTTTACTTGGTGGGTGGGGCGGCGATTATCAAGATCCGCTGACCTACCTAAACCTCTTCCTAACAAACAGCCCAGGCAACCATACTGGCTTTTCTAATGCTAAATACGACGAACTAGTCCTGGGCGCAAAAGGAAAACTTTCAGCAGACCCAGAAAAAAGGTGGCAAGCGTTACTTGAAGCAGAACAAATTTTATTAAAAGATAATGCCGTGCTTATACCGCTTTACCAAGGTGGTCGTGCTTATCTGCAAAAAAGCAATTTGAAAAACTACACAACATATCCAATTGGATCAGATAACTATAAGTGGATAGTAAAACAATAA
- a CDS encoding DUF1934 domain-containing protein: MTTNQMERKKVIIHITNVIRQMDAEEKTAMSVSGVFYRDKGNRYLHYEEKQLGGKIRTVLKIADNELLLMRSGAVNMRMHFFRDNRRSTASVDSGAGKLQLESELVSMEELYENKPDVLSEVAFQYDLLSQGEYIGSYTVLMKIEEDAE, from the coding sequence ATGACAACGAATCAAATGGAACGAAAAAAAGTAATTATTCATATCACCAATGTCATCCGGCAGATGGATGCAGAAGAAAAAACCGCTATGTCTGTTTCGGGCGTCTTTTATAGAGACAAAGGAAACAGGTATCTGCATTATGAAGAAAAACAATTAGGCGGAAAAATCCGCACGGTTCTCAAAATTGCTGACAATGAACTGCTTCTAATGCGAAGTGGTGCTGTGAATATGCGAATGCACTTTTTCCGAGATAATAGAAGAAGTACAGCATCAGTTGATTCTGGCGCAGGGAAATTACAATTAGAATCAGAACTTGTGTCAATGGAAGAATTGTATGAAAATAAACCAGACGTATTAAGTGAAGTTGCCTTTCAATACGATTTGTTAAGCCAAGGCGAGTACATTGGCTCATATACTGTTTTAATGAAAATAGAGGAGGACGCAGAATGA
- a CDS encoding dihydrofolate reductase family protein: MSEKQVALYIAVSLDGYIADENGSVEWLESIDSEGDAGYEAFFDNVDTVVMGRTTYQQIFSLTDTFPYSKKDVYVFSNTKAGTKDEYADFVAGTVDTWLNNIEGEKIWLVGGAKLVKQFLKEKAIDRFVITIAPIILGKGIPLFEEDKEHALELEKVSHFGQFAQLTYKNLEEN; this comes from the coding sequence ATGAGTGAAAAACAAGTAGCACTTTATATCGCAGTTAGCTTAGATGGCTATATTGCAGATGAAAACGGAAGCGTAGAATGGTTAGAGTCGATTGATAGTGAAGGCGATGCTGGATATGAAGCCTTCTTTGATAATGTTGACACGGTTGTCATGGGAAGAACTACTTACCAACAAATTTTTTCGCTTACTGATACTTTCCCTTATAGTAAAAAAGATGTCTACGTTTTTTCTAATACAAAAGCAGGGACAAAAGATGAGTATGCTGATTTTGTAGCTGGAACAGTAGATACGTGGTTAAACAATATCGAAGGTGAAAAAATTTGGCTTGTTGGTGGCGCAAAATTAGTTAAACAATTTTTAAAAGAAAAGGCGATTGATCGTTTTGTGATTACCATTGCACCAATTATATTAGGAAAAGGAATTCCGTTATTTGAAGAAGATAAGGAGCATGCGTTAGAACTCGAAAAAGTTAGTCATTTTGGACAGTTTGCACAATTGACTTATAAAAATCTGGAGGAAAATTAA
- a CDS encoding HD domain-containing protein, translated as MSYLTEKLLEEKVFKDPVHGYVHVSDRVIWDLIATKEFQRLRRIHQLGTTSLTFHGAEHSRFNHSLGVYEIVRQIIDVTFAKEPQLDTEERMVALCAALLHDLGHGPFSHAFEKVFGTDHEEFTQEIIIGDTEVSGVLARVGEDFPLKVAAIIKKNYPNQTLVKLISSQIDADRMDYLLRDAYYTGVSYGKFDLERILRVLRPSPDGNGVIVKYSGMHAVEDYIMSRYQMYQQVYFHPVSRSGEVLLWKILERAKKLYCAGYEFQVSPIQVLPFFEEDVDLKDYLVLDDIVLMFYFSIWQEESDPILSDLCQRFLNRRLLRYLNYDPKEDAALYAELKGLLEKADIDPSYYLVIDSSSDLPYDYYRPGVGSGKDPIKLLMGNGELHELSTESPVVEAIGRERRTDIKLYYPLDFIESGQVEPEVAERMISLIHAHSLKEK; from the coding sequence ATGAGCTATTTAACAGAAAAATTACTTGAAGAAAAAGTATTTAAAGATCCAGTCCATGGGTACGTCCATGTTTCTGATAGAGTGATTTGGGATTTAATTGCAACAAAAGAATTTCAGCGTTTGCGACGAATTCATCAGCTAGGTACGACTTCGCTCACCTTTCATGGCGCTGAGCATAGCCGTTTTAACCATTCTTTAGGGGTTTACGAGATTGTTCGACAAATCATTGATGTGACGTTTGCTAAAGAGCCGCAACTAGATACAGAAGAACGTATGGTTGCTCTATGCGCAGCACTTTTACATGATTTAGGTCATGGGCCATTTTCTCATGCATTTGAAAAAGTATTTGGGACAGATCATGAAGAATTCACACAGGAGATTATTATTGGAGATACTGAGGTTAGTGGGGTGTTGGCACGCGTGGGCGAAGATTTTCCACTTAAGGTAGCTGCTATTATTAAGAAGAACTATCCTAATCAAACATTAGTTAAGCTGATTTCCAGCCAAATTGATGCGGACCGAATGGATTATTTACTTCGAGATGCTTATTATACAGGAGTTAGTTACGGGAAATTTGATTTAGAACGAATTTTGCGAGTGCTTCGTCCGAGTCCTGATGGGAATGGCGTAATTGTTAAATACTCTGGGATGCATGCAGTAGAGGATTATATTATGAGTCGCTATCAAATGTATCAACAAGTATATTTTCATCCAGTGAGCCGTAGTGGAGAAGTGTTGTTGTGGAAAATTTTAGAACGTGCTAAGAAACTTTATTGTGCTGGCTATGAATTCCAAGTTTCTCCAATTCAAGTATTGCCATTTTTTGAAGAGGATGTTGATTTGAAAGATTACCTTGTACTAGATGACATTGTTTTAATGTTCTACTTCTCGATTTGGCAGGAAGAAAGTGATCCTATTTTAAGCGATTTATGTCAACGCTTTTTAAATAGAAGGTTGCTTAGATATCTTAATTATGATCCGAAAGAAGATGCAGCGTTATATGCTGAATTAAAAGGCTTACTTGAGAAAGCGGATATTGATCCATCGTATTACTTGGTTATTGATTCCTCTAGTGACTTACCATATGATTATTATCGTCCAGGTGTGGGTAGCGGAAAAGACCCAATTAAGTTATTGATGGGGAATGGAGAATTACATGAGTTATCGACAGAGTCTCCCGTTGTAGAAGCAATTGGTAGAGAACGTCGGACTGATATTAAGCTATATTATCCACTTGATTTCATTGAAAGTGGGCAAGTAGAACCAGAAGTTGCCGAAAGAATGATTTCTTTAATTCATGCACACTCTTTAAAAGAAAAATAA
- a CDS encoding site-2 protease family protein, translating into MPNFLAYPLELIPYVLVALLIAFTIHEWAHALVALAFGDDTAKNQGRLSLNPLVHIDLFGLLLILIAGFGWAKPTPVNRFKLKKRRLGSILVSLAGPISNLLLAVIGVGAYAFFLNYSFFADSILETFLMVFIQLNIVLFVFNLIPLPPLDGYQVLVEFLPLSARAKLEPVERYAMLIFLVIALTPISEFTIQPIFNTVIPFIYKMILGVFGLIPY; encoded by the coding sequence ATGCCTAATTTTCTTGCTTATCCACTTGAACTGATACCTTATGTTTTGGTTGCGTTATTAATTGCTTTCACGATTCATGAGTGGGCGCACGCGTTAGTGGCTCTTGCATTTGGCGATGACACGGCTAAAAATCAAGGAAGATTATCTCTAAATCCACTTGTACATATTGATTTGTTTGGATTACTGCTAATATTAATTGCTGGTTTTGGCTGGGCTAAACCTACCCCAGTAAATCGCTTTAAACTAAAGAAAAGACGGCTCGGAAGTATCCTTGTATCGCTCGCTGGCCCGATAAGTAACTTGCTGCTGGCTGTAATTGGAGTAGGGGCATATGCATTTTTTTTGAACTACTCTTTCTTTGCTGATTCGATACTAGAAACATTTTTAATGGTTTTCATACAATTAAATATTGTGTTATTCGTATTTAATTTAATTCCACTTCCACCTCTAGATGGTTATCAAGTGCTAGTTGAGTTTCTACCACTTTCTGCTAGAGCAAAACTGGAGCCCGTCGAGCGCTACGCAATGCTAATATTCTTAGTGATTGCTTTAACGCCGATTTCCGAGTTCACAATACAACCAATTTTTAATACTGTTATTCCATTTATTTATAAAATGATTTTAGGGGTTTTTGGTCTAATACCATATTAA
- a CDS encoding Cof-type HAD-IIB family hydrolase: MTNSVIDTVITDMDGTLLVKKGDQIHPLNKEVLMKWQQGGKKLFLATGRLDLAILPFIHELKIKTPVISCNGGLVRDFTTGEILYKSNIELDLIKTVLETLQPLEVNYHIYTTERIIGPTNTDKIAFFNELNKTLPENEQVPITLTKDPFSVLQEGEYPLKVLVIESDETKRAEIKAALQGLPLSVLASASNLIDIMNEGIDKAKGLAYLAENGYIHLGSTIAFGDNENDVGMIELAKIGVAMENGIPLALEKADKIAKHHNIGGLGLFMQEEIL, encoded by the coding sequence TTGACAAACAGTGTAATTGACACGGTTATTACCGACATGGATGGAACTTTACTTGTGAAAAAAGGGGACCAAATTCATCCACTGAACAAAGAAGTTTTAATGAAATGGCAACAAGGTGGCAAAAAACTTTTTCTAGCAACTGGACGACTGGATTTAGCTATTTTACCATTTATTCATGAATTGAAAATCAAAACCCCTGTTATTTCTTGCAACGGTGGTTTGGTGAGAGATTTTACTACCGGAGAAATTCTATACAAAAGTAATATAGAGCTAGACCTAATAAAAACAGTCCTAGAAACACTTCAACCTCTTGAAGTTAATTATCACATTTATACGACAGAACGAATTATTGGTCCAACAAATACTGACAAAATTGCCTTTTTTAACGAATTAAATAAAACCTTACCAGAAAACGAACAAGTCCCAATTACTTTGACTAAAGACCCATTTAGTGTGCTGCAGGAAGGAGAATACCCGCTTAAAGTGTTAGTTATTGAGTCTGATGAGACAAAGCGAGCTGAAATCAAAGCTGCCTTGCAAGGATTACCACTATCCGTTCTTGCGTCAGCCTCCAACTTAATCGATATTATGAATGAAGGAATTGATAAAGCAAAAGGCCTTGCATATCTTGCCGAGAATGGTTATATCCATTTAGGATCCACTATTGCTTTTGGGGACAATGAAAATGATGTAGGTATGATTGAATTAGCAAAAATTGGTGTAGCGATGGAAAATGGTATTCCATTAGCTCTTGAAAAAGCAGATAAAATAGCAAAACACCACAATATTGGTGGATTAGGATTGTTTATGCAAGAAGAAATTTTATAA
- a CDS encoding cation diffusion facilitator family transporter encodes MSHNHDHAHGHNHNHAHNANKKALLTSFILIATFMVVEVIGGIMTNSLALLSDAGHMLSDAVALGLSLAAFKFGEKAASADKTYGYKRFEILAAFLNGLTLVGISVFIFYEAIGRFFDPPQVIGAGMMTISVIGLLINILVAWILMKGDTSENLNMRSAFLHVLGDLLGSVGAIVAALLIIFLGWNIADPIASVVVAALILVSGWRVLKDAVHILMEGKPANVNIDEVKTFFENQEGVAEVHDLHVWAITSDFNALTAHLTVKEDADRDKILANIEHYLQENYSLEHSTIQLEGNHTHHHHCN; translated from the coding sequence ATGTCACATAATCATGATCACGCACATGGACATAATCATAACCATGCGCATAATGCGAATAAAAAAGCATTATTAACTAGTTTTATTCTAATTGCTACTTTTATGGTAGTGGAAGTTATTGGTGGAATTATGACCAATAGTTTGGCGCTGCTTTCAGATGCAGGTCATATGCTGAGTGATGCAGTAGCTCTCGGTTTGAGTTTGGCCGCATTTAAATTTGGAGAAAAAGCAGCTAGCGCAGACAAAACATACGGCTATAAACGTTTTGAAATATTAGCAGCCTTTTTAAATGGTCTAACACTTGTCGGGATTTCCGTCTTTATTTTTTACGAAGCAATTGGCCGCTTCTTTGACCCACCACAAGTAATTGGCGCGGGAATGATGACTATTTCTGTTATAGGTCTGCTTATCAATATTTTGGTTGCTTGGATTTTAATGAAGGGTGATACGAGTGAAAACTTGAATATGCGCAGTGCGTTTCTACATGTGCTTGGTGATTTACTTGGTTCTGTCGGAGCAATTGTTGCAGCGCTACTTATTATCTTTCTTGGTTGGAACATCGCTGACCCAATCGCCAGCGTAGTCGTTGCAGCACTGATTTTAGTAAGTGGATGGCGGGTTCTCAAAGATGCGGTTCATATTTTGATGGAAGGTAAACCAGCGAATGTGAATATTGACGAAGTGAAAACTTTTTTCGAAAACCAAGAAGGAGTAGCTGAAGTACACGATTTACATGTCTGGGCGATTACTTCCGACTTCAACGCATTAACCGCGCATTTAACAGTAAAAGAAGATGCTGACCGCGATAAAATTCTAGCTAACATCGAACATTACTTACAAGAAAATTATTCATTAGAACACAGTACAATTCAATTAGAAGGTAACCATACACATCATCATCACTGCAATTAA
- a CDS encoding nicotinamidase gives MKIAAFDIDAQKGFSPLCPDELPVPGGDEIVPELNFMASLASLRIGSKDAHPQNAVWVVDSKDEMLATLEYPNADLTWVRHCEPGTKGFELLDGLPQVTDYNYFIWKGMERDIHPYGACYHDILEQLSTGVLEYLREEKVDLVLVGGLAFDFCVKTTVIQLSRAGFSVVVYLPATRALSEQGFDETRAQLANTDKVQLIETREELVAYCG, from the coding sequence ATGAAAATTGCAGCTTTTGATATTGATGCACAGAAAGGTTTCTCACCGCTTTGCCCAGATGAGCTACCTGTGCCAGGCGGGGATGAAATTGTTCCAGAACTGAACTTTATGGCAAGCCTTGCATCGCTTCGTATAGGTAGTAAAGACGCGCATCCACAAAATGCAGTATGGGTGGTTGACTCAAAAGATGAAATGCTAGCGACACTAGAATATCCAAATGCAGATCTCACTTGGGTAAGGCACTGTGAACCTGGAACAAAAGGTTTTGAACTATTAGACGGGTTACCACAAGTGACGGATTATAATTATTTCATTTGGAAAGGAATGGAACGAGATATTCATCCATACGGGGCGTGTTATCACGATATCCTTGAACAGCTTTCAACAGGTGTTTTAGAGTATTTACGAGAAGAAAAAGTCGATTTAGTTCTTGTTGGAGGTTTAGCATTTGACTTTTGCGTGAAAACTACGGTTATACAGTTAAGTAGGGCAGGCTTTTCTGTAGTAGTATATTTACCCGCGACACGTGCGTTATCTGAACAAGGTTTTGATGAAACGAGAGCACAACTAGCAAACACCGATAAAGTTCAACTTATCGAAACAAGGGAGGAACTTGTCGCCTACTGCGGGTAA
- a CDS encoding SdpI family protein has product MRKVGLFPSMIIFFTVGISAALYPLLPSEVAMHFGTDFSPDMFVQKWLGLIMIPFLMIMFTGTEYYGKEKVNQESLLEFEYCFRLLLVLLTIIQMSIILYALGYDIPTGRFSLITAGAFMLVLAAYIQYSKKLFKFLTMIGFKKIDAWSRNLLRKITTVTLNVAGTICFALALFMRNDPSSLMLAMLMVMCVIVVGSGVYLNKK; this is encoded by the coding sequence ATGAGGAAAGTTGGATTATTTCCAAGTATGATAATTTTTTTCACAGTAGGAATTTCTGCTGCGTTATATCCGCTACTACCTTCTGAAGTGGCGATGCATTTCGGTACGGATTTCTCCCCAGATATGTTTGTGCAAAAATGGTTAGGATTAATCATGATTCCTTTTTTGATGATTATGTTTACTGGAACAGAATATTACGGTAAAGAAAAAGTAAATCAAGAGAGTTTATTAGAATTTGAGTATTGTTTTAGACTGTTACTTGTTTTGCTTACGATTATTCAAATGAGTATTATTCTTTACGCTTTAGGATATGATATTCCAACTGGACGCTTTTCATTAATTACAGCAGGAGCATTTATGTTAGTGCTTGCAGCTTATATTCAATACTCCAAAAAACTATTTAAATTTTTAACAATGATCGGTTTTAAAAAAATAGATGCATGGTCAAGAAACTTACTTAGAAAAATCACAACTGTTACACTAAATGTCGCTGGTACAATTTGTTTTGCACTTGCTTTATTTATGAGAAATGACCCTAGTTCCTTAATGTTAGCTATGCTAATGGTGATGTGTGTTATTGTGGTCGGATCGGGTGTTTACTTGAATAAGAAATAA
- a CDS encoding zinc-binding alcohol dehydrogenase family protein — protein MKVVGLTKALNSFVDVEVARPVPANHDLLVKIKAISINPVDTKMRTANSIEEVRILGWDAVGEVVDSGSEVTLFEKGQEVYFAGDVTRPGSYAEFTLIDERLVGLKPSKLSVEEAAAMPLTTITAWEALFDRLGIMPEDKGKSILIINGAGGVGSIATQLAAYAGLEVISTASRTETINWTQQFGAKHVINHRENLTKQLKKLGFTDGVDFILCLHNTNAHWNDMQEAIYPQGKICSIVELAEPVKMSLLKDKSATFSYEFIFTRSKYDTADKIKQHEILTKAAAMLDEGLLLTTLNQTLSPINATTIEKAHEIISSGKMIGKLVVKGFE, from the coding sequence ATGAAAGTAGTAGGATTAACGAAGGCGTTAAATAGTTTTGTAGATGTTGAAGTAGCTAGACCAGTTCCGGCAAATCATGATTTATTAGTAAAAATCAAAGCAATTTCCATAAATCCCGTGGATACAAAAATGCGCACAGCCAATTCTATAGAAGAAGTTAGAATTCTAGGCTGGGATGCGGTAGGAGAAGTAGTGGATTCTGGTTCAGAGGTAACTTTATTTGAAAAAGGACAAGAAGTTTATTTTGCAGGAGACGTTACAAGACCTGGATCATATGCTGAATTCACTTTGATTGACGAACGACTTGTTGGTTTAAAACCAAGTAAATTAAGCGTGGAAGAGGCTGCTGCTATGCCTCTTACAACCATTACCGCATGGGAAGCACTGTTTGATCGGCTAGGGATTATGCCTGAAGATAAAGGAAAGTCGATTTTAATTATCAATGGAGCGGGTGGTGTAGGATCTATTGCGACTCAACTAGCAGCATATGCGGGGCTAGAAGTTATATCAACTGCATCACGAACAGAAACTATCAATTGGACACAACAATTCGGCGCTAAACATGTCATTAATCATCGAGAAAACTTAACCAAGCAATTAAAAAAACTAGGCTTCACAGATGGAGTCGACTTCATTTTATGTTTACACAACACTAATGCACATTGGAACGACATGCAGGAAGCTATATACCCACAAGGGAAAATTTGCTCGATTGTAGAACTAGCGGAACCAGTAAAAATGTCGCTTTTAAAAGACAAGAGTGCCACCTTTAGTTATGAATTTATATTTACTCGTTCTAAGTATGATACAGCAGACAAAATCAAACAACATGAAATCTTAACGAAAGCCGCCGCCATGCTTGATGAAGGATTACTTTTAACGACATTAAACCAAACGCTATCACCTATAAATGCTACAACGATTGAAAAAGCACACGAAATTATCTCATCTGGTAAAATGATTGGAAAATTAGTTGTGAAAGGATTTGAGTAG